In Arachis stenosperma cultivar V10309 chromosome 1, arast.V10309.gnm1.PFL2, whole genome shotgun sequence, one DNA window encodes the following:
- the LOC130974432 gene encoding uncharacterized protein LOC130974432 — protein MGSVGGGRSRQVSESHRSHASSSSLRWRRKNSDQVCFCGLKTVIKKSGTRENPDRLFHACPRYRKGSHCNYFRWVEDDGCEGLEHLGEVKTDAEMKSDAALLNHNISWRMMSLEAEVKALRMQLYFGLIVVVVVFMIMCMFFSGK, from the exons ATGGGTAGTGTAGGTGGGGGTCGCAGTCGACAAGTGTCGGAATCACACAGAAGCCATGCTTCGAGCTCTTCGCTGCGGTGGCGGAGGAAGAACTCCGACCAAGTTTGCTTTTGTGGGCTGAAGACAGTGATCAAGAAGTCTGGGACAAGAGAAAATCCTGATAGATTGTTCCATGCTTGTCCAAGGTACCGG AAGGGCAGCCACTGCAATTACTTTAGGTGGGTTGAGGACGACGGGTGTGAAGGATTAGAGCACTTAGGAGAAGTTAAAACTGATGCAGAAATGAAAAGTGATGCTGCTTTGTTGAACCATAACATATCTTGGAGAATGATGAGCTTAGAAGCTGAAGTAAAAGCACTTAGAATGCAACTGTATTTTGGATTAATAGTTGTGGTTGTGGTTTTTATGATTATGTGTATGTTCTTTAGTGGGAAGTGA
- the LOC130974442 gene encoding uncharacterized protein LOC130974442, with the protein MVVDLGKHTCSCRFWQLTGMPCMHAISAIQEKNDKRPEEYCHEWLSIDAYRRTYQFNVNPVKGQDLWEKTGSPAPVPPPIKPKPGRPTTNRRKDKDEGPTGTKTKMKRKYAPIRCMYCGEVGHNKRTCSKKK; encoded by the exons ATGGTGGTAGATTTGGGGAAGCATACTTGCTCCTGCAGGTTTTGGCAGTTGACAG GAATGCCTTGTATGCACGCAATATCAGCCattcaagaaaaaaatgatAAGAGGCCTGAGGAGTATTGCCACGAATGGTTGAGCATAGATGCGTACAGAAGAACATACCAATTCAATGTTAATCCTGTCAAGGGACAAGATCTATGGGAGAAAACTGGTTCTCCTGCACCTGTTCCACCTCCTATCAAACCTAAACCAGGCAGACCAACAACAAATAGAAGGAAGGACAAGGATGAAGGACCCACTGGCACGAAGACAAAAATGAAAAGGAAGTATGCTCCAATTCGGTGCATGTACTGTGGAGAGGTGGGCCACAACAAGAGAACTTGCAGCAAGAAAAAGTAA
- the LOC130976229 gene encoding probable lipid phosphate phosphatase 4, whose protein sequence is MYMPYTRSNKMAAQTVPKLALVHKHDWLILLLLGAIEILLNFIEPFHRYVNKDMIRDLTFPFKEDTIPMWGVPIVSILVPILIFIGFYFLRRDIYDLHHAVMGIMYSSLVTGVITDAIKDAVGRPRPNFFMRCFPDKIPEFDEETGDVICHGIAKVIKEGYKSFPSGHTSWSFAGLAFLAWYLSGKIRVFDRRGHIAKLCIVLLPLLIASLIGITRVDDYWHHWTDVFAGAIIGLVVSSICYLLLFPFPTLQSGWAPHAYFYMTEISIEMNNDSEDLENETRTK, encoded by the exons ATGTATATG CCATATACTAGGAGCAATAAAATGGCTGCACAGACAGTACCTAAGTTGGCACTAGTACATAAGCATGATTGGCTtattcttctgcttcttggtGCTATAGAGATACTCTTGAATTTTATAGAACCCTTTCATCGCTATGTTAATAAAGACATGATCAGAGATCTTACTTTTCCATTCAAAGAAGACACCATACCTATGTGGGGTGTTCCT ATAGTGTCTATACTCGTCCccattcttatttttattgggttttacTTTCTAAGAAGGGATATCTACGATTTACACCATGCAGTCATGG GTATCATGTATTCTAGCTTAGTAACAGGTGTTATCACGGATGCGATCAAAGACGCTGTTGGTAGACCACGGCCAAACTTTTTCATGCGTTGTTTCCCTGACAAAATACCG GAGTTTGATGAAGAGACTGGTGATGTTATTTGTCATGGGATTGCAAAAGTTATAAAGGAAGGATACAAAAGTTTTCCAAGTGGGCATACTTCAT GGTCATTTGCTGGGCTAGCCTTTCTTGCTTGGTACTTATCTGGGAAAATCAGAGTCTTTGATAGAAGGGGCCATATAGCCAAACTATGCATTGTGTTGCTTCCATTACTAATTGCTTCTCTAATTGGAATTACTAGAGTTGATGATTACTGGCATCATTGGACCGATGTCTTTGCCGGAGCTATCATTG GACTTGTGGTGTCTTCAATTTGTTATTTGTTACTCTTTCCCTTTCCTACTCTACAATCTG GCTGGGCACCTCATGCATATTTTTATATGACTGAGATATCCATTGAGATGAATAATGACTCTGAGGATTTGGAGAATGAAACAAGAACTAAGTAA
- the LOC130942569 gene encoding glucan endo-1,3-beta-glucosidase 9 — protein MGSSTCHFITTLAFILFTVSEAIGVNWGTMASHPLPPHIVVKLLKSNNINKVKLFDANPHVLQALSRSNLAITLGVPNSMLKTFNSSIKASDTWVHDNVTRYVSNGGNAAKIEYVAVGDEPFLKSYGEQFQPFVVGAAMNIQAALKRANLDSKVKVVVPCSLDNFESESNMSSSGVHFRPDLNKTMIELLTFLDKNGSPFFVTISPFLTLLQAKNTSLDFSLFKETAKPHNFNHKAYKNSFDLSYDTVVTALSTAGFPSMDIVVAKIGWPTDGAANASSNLAESFMKGLMNHLHSNLGTPLRPRHPPLETYILSLLDEDQRSIAAGNFERHWGLFTFDGQAKYHVDLGQGSKGLVDAQNVEYLSSKWCVVNNNKDLSNATVSALDACSNADCTALSPGGSCFNISWPNNISYAFNSYYQEHDQRAESCDFGGLGLITSVDPSMDNCRFSIEIWTSHAKLFGLYNFQWMILVIAIQLVIV, from the exons ATGGGGAGTAGCACTTGCCACTTCATCACCACACtcgcattcatcctcttcactGTTTCTGAAGCTATTGGTGTCAACTGGGGCACCATGGCTTCACACCCCTTGCCACCCCACATCGTCGTCAAGCTCTTGAAgtccaacaacatcaacaaggTTAAGCTCTTTGATGCAAACCCTCATGTTCTTCAAGCTCTTTCTCGCTCCAACCTTGCTATCACTCTTGGTGTTCCCAACTCCATGCTCAAAACATTCAACTCTTCTATCAAAGCTTCTGACACTTGGGTCCATGATAATGTCACCCGCTACGTTTCCAATGGGGGGAATGCAGCTAAAATTGA ATATGTTGCTGTTGGTGATGAGCCGTTtctcaaaagttatggtgagcAATTTCAGCCTTTCGTTGTTGGAGCGGCTATGAACATTCAAGCAGCTTTAAAGAGAGCGAATTTGGACAGCAAAGTGAAAGTAGTGGTCCCGTGCAGCCTTGACAATTTTGAGTCAGAATCTAACATGTCCTCATCCGGGGTTCATTTTCGACCGGACCTCAACAAAACCATGATTGAGCTCCTCACATTTCTTGACAAGAATGGATCACCTTTCTTTGTGACCATTTCTCCATTCTTGACTCTCCTACAAGCGAAAAACACATCACTGGACTTTTCCCTCTTTAAAGAAACCGCAAAACCTCATAATTTTAACCATAAAGCTTACAAAAACAGCTTCGATTTGAGCTATGATACTGTCGTGACTGCATTATCAACAGCAGGATTTCCTAGTATGGACATTGTTGTGGCAAAGATTGGTTGGCCAACAGACGGAGCTGCCAACGCAAGCTCGAATCTAGCTGAATCCTTTATGAAAGGCCTTATGAACCACCTTCACAGCAACTTGGGGACTCCACTTAGACCACGGCATCCTCCACTAGAAACTTACATCTTAAGCCTTCTCGACGAGGACCAAAGGAGCATAGCTGCCGGAAACTTTGAACGACATTGGGGTTTGTTCACTTTTGATGGCCAAGCAAAGTACCATGTGGATCTTGGCCAGGGTTCAAAGGGCCTTGTGGATGCACAAAATGTTGAGTACCTTTCTTCAAAGTGGTGTGTTGTGAACAACAACAAGGACTTGTCTAATGCAACAGTCAGCGCTTTAGATGCTTGTTCGAATGCTGATTGTACTGCGCTGTCCCCCGGCGGATCTTGCTTCAATATCAGCTGGCCTAATAACATATCTTATGCTTTTAATAGTTACTATCAGGAGCATGATCAGAGAGCCGAAAGCTGTGACTTTGGCGGACTTGGTTTAATCACATCGGTCGATCCGTCTATGGATAATTGCAGGTTTTCAATTGAGATCTGGACATCTCATGCCAAACTTTTCGGTTTGTATAATTTTCAGTGGATGATTTTAGTGATAGCAATCCAGTTGGTGATAGTTTGA